A genomic region of Raphanus sativus cultivar WK10039 chromosome 6, ASM80110v3, whole genome shotgun sequence contains the following coding sequences:
- the LOC108810654 gene encoding E3 ubiquitin-protein ligase ATL6-like isoform X3 encodes MGFSNPSLKSIILWFVDVLTEAEDDHHHRRREPPGQGLSASVIAAFPTFSYQPDDNDPESNNQEIECPVCLRLIPKNVVVKILPNCKHMFDEECIGRWLEMHVTCPVCRRMAAPMASTGDKILESIV; translated from the exons ATGGGTTTCAGCAACCCTTCGCTAAAATCGATCATCCTTTG GTTTGTGGATGTATTAACGGAAGCAGAAGATGACCACCACCACCGCAGAAGAGAACCACCGGGCCAAGGGCTTAGCGCTTCCGTGATTGCAGCCTTTCCAACGTTTTCTTACCAACCGGACGATAATGATCCCGAGAGCAACAATCAGGAGATAGAATGTCCGGTCTGCTTAAGGTTAATCCCCAAGAATGTCGTAGTTAAGATTTTACCGAATTGTAAGCATATGTTTGATGAGGAATGTATTGGTAGGTGGCTTGAAATGCACGTAACGTGTCCTGTGTGTCGTAGAATGGCTGCGCCCATGGCTAGCACTGGGGACAAGATCTTAGAAAGCATAGTATAG
- the LOC108810580 gene encoding RING-H2 finger protein ATL39, which produces MGFHDPSLNSIILCFAAVTSLLTFSVIFIFLFMCVLKSRGFVDVLPETEDDHHHRRREPPGQGLSASVIAAFPTFSYKPDNNDPESTNQEIECPVCLGLIPKNVVIKVLPNCMHMFDEECIGRWLETHTTCPVCRRMAEPMSSTGDKVLESIV; this is translated from the coding sequence ATGGGTTTCCACGACCCTTCGTTAAACTCAATCATCCTTTGCTTCGCCGCCGTAACGTCTCTCTTGACTTTCTCCGTTATCTTCATCTTTCTATTTATGTGTGTGCTCAAAAGCCGTGGGTTTGTGGATGTATTACCGGAAACAGAAGACGACCACCACCACCGCAGAAGAGAACCACCGGGCCAAGGGCTTAGCGCTTCCGTGATTGCCGCCTTTCCGACCTTTTCTTACAAACCTGACAATAATGATCCGGAGAGCACCAATCAAGAGATAGAATGTCCGGTTTGCTTAGGATTAATCCCCAAGAATGTTGTGATTAAGGTTTTACCAAATTGTATGCACATGTTTGATGAGGAATGTATAGGTAGGTGGCTTGAAACGCATACAACTTGTCCTGTGTGTCGTAGAATGGCTGAGCCCATGTCTAGCACTGGGGACAAGGTCTTAGAAAGCATAGTATAG
- the LOC108806814 gene encoding uncharacterized protein LOC108806814 isoform X1: MLIGFDATRNSPNFRLSDAPMSVRFNDGTSLEKMTESVRPIPMELFRFMPYSRLLELANTGKQLPDVRGELSAIRSTITDRIPGAQRVMLTLRLESGDSVCVSMFDSKALEFHAKFDSYGKEPRVIVATSVNPKLVGGIGWSEKYMC; this comes from the exons ATGCTGAT TGGTTTTGATGCCACACGGAATAGCCCCAATTTCAGGTTGTCTGACGCTCCCATGTCGGTTCGGTTCAATGATGGAACCTCGCTTGAGAAGATGACTGAGTCTGTTAGGCCCATACCTATGGAACTTTTCAGGTTCATGCCATATAGTCGGCTGCTGGAGTTGGCGAACACTGGGAAACAACTACCAG acGTGCGTGGCGAGCTGAGTGCTATCAGAAGCACCATCACTGACCGTATACCAGGGGCACAGCGTGTGATGTTAACTCTGCGTCTTGAAAG CGGTGATAGCGTTTGTGTGAGCATGTTTGACTCAAAAGCTCTTGAGTTTCATGCCAAGTTCGACAGCTATGGGAAGGAGCCTAGAGTTATTGTTGCAACCAGCGTTAATCCTAAATTAGTTGGGG GGATTGGTTGGTCAGAGAAGTATATGTGTTGA
- the LOC108806814 gene encoding uncharacterized protein LOC108806814 isoform X3, which yields MLMLSDAPMSVRFNDGTSLEKMTESVRPIPMELFRFMPYSRLLELANTGKQLPDVRGELSAIRSTITDRIPGAQRVMLTLRLESGDSVCVSMFDSKALEFHAKFDSYGKEPRVIVATSVNPKLVGGIGWSEKYMC from the exons ATGCTGAT GTTGTCTGACGCTCCCATGTCGGTTCGGTTCAATGATGGAACCTCGCTTGAGAAGATGACTGAGTCTGTTAGGCCCATACCTATGGAACTTTTCAGGTTCATGCCATATAGTCGGCTGCTGGAGTTGGCGAACACTGGGAAACAACTACCAG acGTGCGTGGCGAGCTGAGTGCTATCAGAAGCACCATCACTGACCGTATACCAGGGGCACAGCGTGTGATGTTAACTCTGCGTCTTGAAAG CGGTGATAGCGTTTGTGTGAGCATGTTTGACTCAAAAGCTCTTGAGTTTCATGCCAAGTTCGACAGCTATGGGAAGGAGCCTAGAGTTATTGTTGCAACCAGCGTTAATCCTAAATTAGTTGGGG GGATTGGTTGGTCAGAGAAGTATATGTGTTGA
- the LOC108810654 gene encoding RING-H2 finger protein ATL29-like isoform X2: MGFSNPSLKSIILWFAAVTSPLIISVIFIFLCMCFLKRRRFVDVLTEAEDDHHHRRREPPGQGLSASVIAAFPTFSYQPDDNDPESNNQEIECPVCLRWLEMHVTCPVCRRMAAPMASTGDKILESIV; encoded by the exons ATGGGTTTCAGCAACCCTTCGCTAAAATCGATCATCCTTTGGTTTGCAGCCGTTACGTCTCCCTTAATTATCTCCGTTATCTTTATCTTTTTATGTATGTGTTTCCTCAAACGCCGTAGGTTTGTGGATGTATTAACGGAAGCAGAAGATGACCACCACCACCGCAGAAGAGAACCACCGGGCCAAGGGCTTAGCGCTTCCGTGATTGCAGCCTTTCCAACGTTTTCTTACCAACCGGACGATAATGATCCCGAGAGCAACAATCAGGAGATAGAATGTCCGGTCTGCTTAAG GTGGCTTGAAATGCACGTAACGTGTCCTGTGTGTCGTAGAATGGCTGCGCCCATGGCTAGCACTGGGGACAAGATCTTAGAAAGCATAGTATAG
- the LOC108806431 gene encoding protein IQ-DOMAIN 9, whose protein sequence is MGSGNFFKAIIGSKKGKQTGSKKEKGLSAAVKSKKKGTHASSLVVRSQDWAATRIQSAFKAYQARKMLRRLKGIARAKMLAEKHPVKKQAAVTLKYLHSWSNIQSQIKTRRVGMVMESRLMHKRLENQQKLEAKLHDIEVEWNGGAETKDEILGRIHQREEATIKRERALAYAFSHQWKADGKTQWLGGYELGNTNWGWSWKERWIAVRPWEVRYSLTPKKPKGLKTVCCKSETKSNSPAKRVSSVSAKAPSSGPRNAVKPRRLSFPGA, encoded by the exons ATGGGTTCTGGGAACTTTTTCAAGGCAATAATTGGATCAAAGAAAGGGAAACAAACAGGCAGCAAGAAGGAGAAG GGGCTTTCAGCTGCTGTGAAATCAAAGAAGAAGGGTACTCATGCTTCATCACTAGTTGTCCGTAGCCAGGATTGGGCTGCCACTCGAATTCAGTCTGCTTTTAAAGCCTATCAG GCTAGAAAAATGCTAAGGCGTCTAAAAGGgatagcaagagcaaagatgTTAGCTGAAAAGCATCCAGTGAAGAAGCAAGCGGCGGTTACATTGAAGTATCTTCACTCATGGAGTAATATACAGTCTCAGATAAAGACCCGCCGAGTTGGCATGGTCATGGAAAGCCGACTGATGCATAAAAGGTTAGAGAATCAGCAGAAGCTTGAGGCTAAGCTTCACGATATTGAG GTTGAATGGAATGGTGGGGCAGAGACAAAAGATGAAATCTTAGGCAGGATACACCAAAGGGAAGAAGCAACGATCAAGCGGGAAAGAGCCTTGGCTTATGCCTTCTCTCATCAG TGGAAAGCAGATGGTAAGACTCAGTGGCTGGGGGGTTATGAGCTGGGGAATACTAACTGGGGTTGGAGCTGGAAAGAGCGTTGGATTGCTGTTCGGCCTTGGGAAGTAAGATATTCTTTGACTCCTAAGAAACCAAAGGGCTTAAAGACAGTTTGTTGCAAGAGTGAAACTAAATCAAACTCACCAGCAAAGAGAGTATCATCAGTTTCAGCCAAAGCTCCGTCTTCTGGACCTAGAAACGCCGTGAAACCACGGAGATTGTCATTTCCAGGCGCCTGA
- the LOC108810654 gene encoding E3 ubiquitin-protein ligase ATL6-like isoform X1, whose amino-acid sequence MGFSNPSLKSIILWFAAVTSPLIISVIFIFLCMCFLKRRRFVDVLTEAEDDHHHRRREPPGQGLSASVIAAFPTFSYQPDDNDPESNNQEIECPVCLRLIPKNVVVKILPNCKHMFDEECIGRWLEMHVTCPVCRRMAAPMASTGDKILESIV is encoded by the coding sequence ATGGGTTTCAGCAACCCTTCGCTAAAATCGATCATCCTTTGGTTTGCAGCCGTTACGTCTCCCTTAATTATCTCCGTTATCTTTATCTTTTTATGTATGTGTTTCCTCAAACGCCGTAGGTTTGTGGATGTATTAACGGAAGCAGAAGATGACCACCACCACCGCAGAAGAGAACCACCGGGCCAAGGGCTTAGCGCTTCCGTGATTGCAGCCTTTCCAACGTTTTCTTACCAACCGGACGATAATGATCCCGAGAGCAACAATCAGGAGATAGAATGTCCGGTCTGCTTAAGGTTAATCCCCAAGAATGTCGTAGTTAAGATTTTACCGAATTGTAAGCATATGTTTGATGAGGAATGTATTGGTAGGTGGCTTGAAATGCACGTAACGTGTCCTGTGTGTCGTAGAATGGCTGCGCCCATGGCTAGCACTGGGGACAAGATCTTAGAAAGCATAGTATAG
- the LOC108806814 gene encoding uncharacterized protein LOC108806814 isoform X2, protein MLIPNFRLSDAPMSVRFNDGTSLEKMTESVRPIPMELFRFMPYSRLLELANTGKQLPDVRGELSAIRSTITDRIPGAQRVMLTLRLESGDSVCVSMFDSKALEFHAKFDSYGKEPRVIVATSVNPKLVGGIGWSEKYMC, encoded by the exons ATGCTGAT CCCCAATTTCAGGTTGTCTGACGCTCCCATGTCGGTTCGGTTCAATGATGGAACCTCGCTTGAGAAGATGACTGAGTCTGTTAGGCCCATACCTATGGAACTTTTCAGGTTCATGCCATATAGTCGGCTGCTGGAGTTGGCGAACACTGGGAAACAACTACCAG acGTGCGTGGCGAGCTGAGTGCTATCAGAAGCACCATCACTGACCGTATACCAGGGGCACAGCGTGTGATGTTAACTCTGCGTCTTGAAAG CGGTGATAGCGTTTGTGTGAGCATGTTTGACTCAAAAGCTCTTGAGTTTCATGCCAAGTTCGACAGCTATGGGAAGGAGCCTAGAGTTATTGTTGCAACCAGCGTTAATCCTAAATTAGTTGGGG GGATTGGTTGGTCAGAGAAGTATATGTGTTGA